The nucleotide sequence GGTGTGGGGGAAGTGAGTCGGCCGGGGCGGCTCCCTGCGGCCAGCGGGGGTTCCGCAGCGCCTTTCTGCCCGCTGCCGCCCGCAGGCACAGCGGGACCGGCCGGCTCAGCCCCGCACTCGCCGTCCCCGGCCGCGCTTCCCCCGGGACCGGCCCCGCGCTCCTGCGGCGGCTCTTGCCCCTTTGTCCCTGGCCGCTGGAGCGTGGCGGCGGACGGGAGGGAGCGGCCGAGCAGGGCAGCCTCGCCCCAGCGCGGCTCTCGGGCGGGGGAAGTGCCTTGCGGCCCCGCCGGTGGCCTCAGACTTTGGACTGCAGGCAGGGAGTGTCCCTGCGGCATCCAGCGGCTCCTCCGCTGCTTTCGGCCCCAACCGTTCCCGGAGAGCTGTCCCTGGAATGCAGTGGGACAACGGGTCCCCACCCCGAGCAGGGACGCCCGGCGCgggagggagaggggctgcGACTTGAGCCCTCTGTACCGCTCGGGTGCTGCCGTAGCAGGGTGTGCCTCGAGGGGCTGGACTGAAGTGTtccccctccctgtgcccaccttgATTGTACCGCACATCCCAAGGACACTCGGGTACCAAAACAGGACACGTTTATTGACAAATGTAACCGGTACAGACCACGCGTAACAGGGACAGACGGTGCCGGCCCAGCAGCGATTGGGGAACACGGCAGGGGGGCACCGTCCCCATCCCGTCCTCATCCTGCCCTATCGTCGTGGCAGGACCTCGCCGGGCGCTGCTTCTCCCGCCGACCCGAAACTGCCTCGTGTTTAACCGAAACTGTCTCTATTTACACAGCCCGGCCCTGACCCCGCGGCCGTCCCCGTCCCCTCCTTcgcgccccccccccccgccccgccccggcgcTGCTGCCCCCGGGCCCCACGGAGAGCGATTAGGGTCCcggggtgggtgggtggggaTATCGAGGGGTGCCGGGGGACCCTGGGGGAGCTCAGACATAGTTCCTCTTGTCGTAGCTGGTGACCGCAGAGCGTGGGGCGGAGTAGGCCACCTTGCCTGTGGGGTACCTGTCGTCTTTGggggggcaggagcagcagagcaagcccccccccagcagcaggagtgcaGAGGCTGCCCAGCCCACGTAGAGTGAGGTGCCCAGCTCCCGCTTCTGCGATTCGATCACCAGCGGGTTGTAGAAATCCCGGATGATGGTGTTGGCCGACCAGCAGACAGGGATGAGAGTCATGACAccagagaggaggaagatgacACCGGAGACAATGGTGATCTTGGCTTTGGTGCTCTCGTCCTCCACGCAGCGGGTGCACTGGGCGCCTACGATGGCCACCATTAAGCCCAGGACGGCCAAAATGATGGACACCACCAGCAGGGCGCGGGCAGCTTGCAGGTCCTGCGGCAGTGCCAACATGGAGTCGTAGACCTTGCACTGCATCTGCCCCGTGCTCTGGACCACGCAGctcatccacagcccttcccagaggATCTGGGCCGTCACGATGTTGTTGCCGATGAAGGCCGACACCTTCCACATGGGCAATGCGCAGCAGATAATGCTGCACAACCAACCCAGCACGGACAAGGCCACACCGCCGATCTCCAGCCCCATCGACATGGTGGATGGTTCAGTGACGTACTCCAGGCGATGGCAGAGAAGAACCCACGGACCAAGACCGTCGCCACCACCAGCCGCTCACAGTCGGGGGATCGGCTTACACCTGTGCGCAGTGCTATTTATATGGGCTGGCCCCGGGGTGGGGtttcagtgctggctgctggctgctggacgctcctctctgctcctccgTCACCGTCACCTGCGTCCCACACCCTCCCCTTTGTTTGCAGAGATGGCGCCGGGTAACCAGAGAAGGGCgggaggaggagaaatgccACCTGCCAAGCCATCCCCTGGTTTCGGCCCATGGGTATTGGGAAGTACTACTATCATGCTCATTCCTACGAAATGCCTTCTGTGGACCTGGAAATCCCAAGGGTTCACCTTTCCCATGTGGAGGTGCTGGCAGGTCAGGGTTTGTTGATTTCTGTACTGTTGTCAGTGCTCACGTTTGACTGGGGTTCAGTGAGCGTTGGGCACTTTTACATCACCGTGCAAAGTGCAACCCCTTCGCCATGCTGTGAGGTTTGTGTCACCATTCCACAGGACCTGTGGGTGCTCCTGGCCCAGCAGGaacccctccagcctggcccctcctgctcccaccctgctgggCCGGGAGCACTGTCAGAGATCCTCTGACTGGCTGATAACTATCTTTACTCATCCTGCACAAGTCTTGTGACCTTGAAGGAAGCAGATAATGCACGTAATCACCCTGGCGGCATCACCCTGACAACCTGAGCTGGCACctggcaaagggaaaaatatcCCAAGGCATGAGCAATCCCTTTAGACCTGGCAGGATCAGCCCCATGGCTGTGGGGTGCATGTTTTCCCCCCTAGCCTTGCATGCTGTGGGTAGTGCCAGTGCTTCCAGTCCCCCTCCCCCAGGAATGTGGTTGCTGGACACAGGCTTGCTCCTACctgttccctgcctgctccaaaaATCTCCTCTACAACTTATTAACTACTCAAGAGCGCAGTGGGATGCTggcagctggtgctgtgcagcTAGGATGGAGGGGGGGGAGCGCTGCAACTGCCCGGCTGTACCCCACAGTACCCTCACACCCCACAGCCAGAGGGGTCAGAATTGGGTGCCCCCACAGTATCCCGACAGCTAACAGCCAAGGGGGTTGTATTTGGGTGCCCCACAGTGCCCTGATACCTGATATCTGGTCACCTTCGATTGCCCTGCAGCATTCTGAACCCCCATAGCCAGTGGGGTCACCCCACAGCACCCTTATACCCCGTATATGGCTGGGTCAGCTGTTGTCACCCCATGTCACCCCAGCAGCCCGTATCCACCCAGCTTGACCTCCAGCCCCCTGCAGCACCCCATGTGTGACCTCCACCACGCTGTGACACCCCAATACCCCCATATACAGCCTCTGCCAACCCATGGCATCCTCAAAATACCCTATACTTGGCTAGGTGAACTTCTGCCACCGCACTGTACAGTGATCACCCCCCTCTCCCCCCGAGGGCACCCAAAATCCCCACAGCACACTGGGGAGTACCCAGGCGTGACCATGCTGGGGGAAGCCCGTGCTAGCAGCCCCCAGGTTCTGTGCCCTTGttgctgggggtgctgggggccCTGGCCCTCGGGGGCACCTCAGGGTGGGTGTCCACAGTCCAGTGCTGTCACAGTGACAGCgggcacagagccaggctcGCTGGGCTGCCAGCAGTGAACAGAGGTGGGGCCGGGCTGCTGAGGGCCCCCACGTGTGCCGGCAGGGGAGTGCCCGCGGCCCCGGGGTGCGGGAGTGCACAGGTGAACACACACACGCAGGTACACAGGCgcacacaaacacaaaccacacacacacacacaggtacaCACACATTTATTAACACATACACGGGTacacaaaccacacacacacacaggtacacacacatttattaacacacacacaggtacacaaaccacacacacacacagaggcacacacacagaggtacgcaggcacacacaaacacacacaaaccacacacacaggtacaggcacacatacacacaaacactcACCCCCTCTGCCGGCAGCAACGCCCCGGCATGCAGCCGCAAACACAAACACACGGACACGTAGACACGtggacagacacagggacatACAGTGACAGACTCGGACACACAGACTCACAGAGACATACAGACACACATACAGACATGCAGCCAGACACACCCATGGACAGATagactgacacacacacagagactcACAAACAGATTCACAGACACAGACGGACCCATAGATACTCAGCGAGACTGACAGAGGCAGAGGTGAACAGGAACATTCTAGTGGTACAGGTGAGCACATACACACCCTCCCTGAGTGCACACATGGCTGCAAGGCGGGGGCAGGggcccctggcagggctctgcgGCAGGACGGGACCACGTCAGAGCTTTAGAGTGTGGGAATATCCCAAGCAGGGCTTTGGAGCAGGGTTATACCCCAGACAGGGCTCTGGGGAAGGGGGATGGCACCCcagacagagctgtggggcaCAGGAGTAGGGGCAGGGTTATACCCCCAGGTCTGTGGAACAATGGGAATACTCAATACCAAGGCATGGCACAGGGGAGACAACCCACACAGGAGTGGGAGGTAGGAGGGAGGGATAACGTCGATAGGGATATGGGACAGGGAGGATACTCGAAGAAGGGTTGTGGGGCAGGGAAAGACTGGGATACTCGAGGCAGTTGTATGGGGTAGGAGCTACtagggcagagctgaggtggGACGGGGCAATGAAACACCTCAGCCCCCGACCCTGCAATCAGAGCCCTACACGCGGCGTCCTCACTTTGTCATCCCAAATTGCCCAAAGTACAGGCTGTGTCCAGTGTCGTGCCGGCCTGGGGCAGCTGCCACCGCCTGACTCACGACGGACGAAGGGGCAAATCACCGGGGTTTCGGGGTGCCAGCCACCCCCGGCAGGACACATTCTTGTGGTGAGCAAACCAGCTCACTGGTGTTTactgaggagctgagcagggtcAGCGTCCCTAGGGGATTCCTGGGAGCACCCTCATCCCGACTGCTGCATTTCCCTCCCCGGTGGAGTCCCTCTGCACTCCTGCACAGCTGGGGAGGGATAAGGAGCATCCAAGTCCCTCGGGATGGGGACAAAGTGTGGTGGCTGCAGGAACACAGTGGTGACACGGGGGCAGGTGTGCCAAACATTTGTCAAACAAATGTCACACCCAAAGGTCACGGGAGCATCACTGGTTTGGGGCCCCAAAGGAAGGACACCTGCACTGACAGGGGGAACACCTACTGCAGCATCCCCCATCCAGGCACCCGGCAGCACCCCGGGGGTGCGCTGAAACCGCCTGgggcgccgcggggccgcgTCCCACTCACGTGTACGGCGGGTTTGGGGTGTTCCCCGCCGCTGCGGTCGGGAGCGCCGGCGCGTTCCCCCCCCGGGGGAGTGGGGCCGGGGCGGTAAATGCCGCCTCGGCTGCTTATATTTCAGGCGCggggctgctggctctgccccgGCCAGGGCACACAGGCAGCCCATTGTTGGAGCCCCTTCGGCGCGGCGGGAGCAGGTGAGGCGGCTCCGAGCATCAATGGCAGCTCTGTctgccggcggggcgggggctgcGGCACACGGGGGCTGGGGAAGGCGTGGGACGTGGACCAGCGGGATGTGGCTAGGGGCTGCTGGTTCGCTGGGGGATGCTGGGCCATGACTGGGGCGTACCCACCCCGACAGCTCTGATCGGCTTCCCCAGGGCTTTGCCGTGGCATCCCGCTTCCTCCGAGCGTCGCCGCCGGGGCCACCCCCATTGCACCGCCCGTGACCCCCTTTCTGATTCATTATCTCCACCATCCCTACGCCAACCACCTTGGCAGTGCTTAGGGCTGTCTTTCCCTTTGGGAGCCACTTGTTGCTCAGAAACTGGTTAGAATTTTGACTTTCAGAGCGACTTCAGGCCGAAGGTGCCTTCTCTCCCCGCAGGGATTCTGCAGGTCCTGGCGCGCGGCTCCCCTGCCGATAAGACTTTGCTTTCCCATAGCGAGAA is from Sylvia atricapilla isolate bSylAtr1 chromosome 20, bSylAtr1.pri, whole genome shotgun sequence and encodes:
- the CLDN3 gene encoding claudin-3, which encodes MSMGLEIGGVALSVLGWLCSIICCALPMWKVSAFIGNNIVTAQILWEGLWMSCVVQSTGQMQCKVYDSMLALPQDLQAARALLVVSIILAVLGLMVAIVGAQCTRCVEDESTKAKITIVSGVIFLLSGVMTLIPVCWSANTIIRDFYNPLVIESQKRELGTSLYVGWAASALLLLGGGLLCCSCPPKDDRYPTGKVAYSAPRSAVTSYDKRNYV